GGTTAAATGAAGTTATCAGCTTAACTCCTAAAATCCGAGGAAATGCTGTCTGGTCTGAGTAGGCCTATTAAATCTAAAGGCTTCTTTCTCCTTTATTAACATCCAGAGGCCCAGTGAAGGGACTTTCAATAGCTGCTCACAATAGTTGgctgttttcttgtgttttgtgtgtcaatTAGTCGGCACCGCATTGCTCCCATGAATAGTGGCCCACTTCACAGGCGAACCGAGGACGTGAGACTGACGACAGCGGAGAGAAAGAAACGTATAGATGAAGTCAGTGCAGTTCAGCCATGTTTCAGGGCTGTTACAAAGCCAGCATTCTGAAGTCTGAGCACAAAATGCCAAAGGAGAGTGTGCGGGAGGGAACGTGCCTGCTCTTTGGTTTTGTCTAATCGCTCCATCAGGCTGTCAGCGCTGCTGCGCTCATCGTTGAGATCCTCCTCTAGTTGGCCGATGCGTccctgagaggagaggaacacgTGTGTTTCAAATCACGATTTCATAATCCCGCGTCACACGATACAGCATCTCTAAAggatgtggttaaaaaaaacacggacTGATTTTTAAATAAAGGTGTTAAGGGCTTAATGAAACATGAATCAAGCTGTGGAAATAAATGCAAGACAAAGGTATtcctgtttgaaaaaaaagtgggCTCTGTgactctggaggggggggggggggagggagtgaaCGGCGATTCCTGAGAACACGCAGACAGGTCTGATAACTTTGTACAGTAAACAGCCTCACAGTGTCAACATTGAGCACGCCGGTGTCGACTTGCTGTGTTGTGTCATCAGCGAGACGAACAGTGCTGAGCTGTGAGATGTTTGTTGCTGTGGCGCCCTTATAGTTCACTGGAACAAGCAAATACTGGCACCTGAACCAATTGGAAAACATAACGATAGACCCAAGAATGTAGGACTGAAGGCTCTATGGTCCAGCTAATCTCCATGGCTTCATGAGACACTGGCTGCAGCGAGGACTACCGCAGAAGCAGACTTGAGTACAAAAACGTCTGATGAAAGACGTACCAGTGTTTTGATCCATACTAGGAACAGAGCCAAGATATCTGTGTCGTGTCCCGGGCTGCTGAGACATTTACCTCCATGACTTTGACCTGGCGCTCTCGCTCTCCCACCGCGGCTGCGTTTctcccctccagctcctccaccctctgctccaGCTGCCGGACCCTCAGCtgggcctcctgctgctccctgcGACAGCGCCGCAGATCCTCCTCCAGAGGAAGCAGCTGCACTCATAACAGACCACAGAAGAAACACACGCTGTAAGATAAGGTGACGGCCCGTCAGTCAGATATGTGAGAGGTAAGTGATACGTGCTGACTTGCTGAATTGTCAGTCTGAAGCCTTGAAACACTTCTTTGActacttaaaaaaagaacatcttaTCAGCAGAAAAACATTTGCACTCCTTTCCATCctaatgttgttttttgctgAACCCACATGCTAGTGACTCACGGGGACAATGAGTACCACACCTCTTCCTGCAGCTTTTTGGCCGCCTGACGGCATTTCTCCAGCTCGCCTCCCTTTTCCTGCAGCTGCCTGCGCAGCTCGTCCAACTCCCTCTGACTCCTCTCTCTGGCCTCCTCGACCTGGTCCTGAAGCACATCTGTAGACGCCTCGCACTCCTCCATAATGTTATTCATCTGAGATAAAGACAGAGTGTTTCTACGGTGAGATACGTGGACCTTTTGGTAAACATGGATAAGACACGACAAATagcagctgtttctgctcatgtggcttaataaataaatgcctgATTAAATAGTACACTTCTCACCTTCCTCTGCAGTTGCTCCACAGTTCTGTCCTGCAGGATCCTCTCATCCTCCAGCTCAGTTTTTGCCCTCCATAGCTCCTctatttgtttcctctcctccttgagTTTCTCCTTCAGGTCCCTGTGCTCATGGTTCAGCTTGGTCAGCTTACTCTGGGAATGAAAACGGGACAACTGGTTCACGCTGTGGATCCGCGTCGAGAGACGCGATGCTACGCAACAAAGTCCAAAGCAGCTATGTGTGAGGCGTCTCAGAAGACGCCACCACAAGGTTTCTCCAAGGCTAACAGCGAACTGGCGCTACCTGCACGTCCTCCAGGCGAGTGAGCAGCAACTGGTTGGACTGACACATCTCCTCCTCGTTCCTCCTCACATCCGTCAGCGctccctccacctgctgcttttCCCTCTGGAGACACAAGGAACACGCAGGCGCGTCCTTAGAACATGGCAGAATGAAAGTAGGTGTAGTAGTAGTAAGTGACTCAGCTGTCCCACCTCCAGCTGCTTTGCGCTCTGCTCCAGTAGTCTCTCTCTGGATTTAGACTCCTGAATTGTCAGACTCAGCTGATCCACCTTGTTGTTCAGCTCCTGCACCTTTCCTCTCAGCTGATCTCTGTCCTGGCTCACATCCTTCAGCAGCACCTTGGCCGTACCCCTCTCCTCCGCCGCGTCGGCCATCTCTCGACCCAGCAGAGCGCTGCTCTGTGAGACGGGACGGGGCAGCAGATGGTGAAACCCTGGTTTAGCttttggagagaaagagacaatgGTGGAGAGCCTGGTCGTCACTGTTACCTCTTTAGCCACGTCTAAATCCCGGAGCAGCTTCTCAAGCTCATTTTCGTATTCCTCCTTCAAGGCGCCCATGTAGGAATCATGagtctccacctcctctttgaGCGCCCCCTTCAGGGCGCTGAGCTCCCTCTCCCTGCGGTGCAgcacttcctcctgctcctccttcacccGCAGCATCTCCTGAAAGTCCACACGCAGCTGCGCCATATCCTGACAGACATCCAATTAGGTTCTACGTCACCACGATGTCCAGTGAAGGAGCTGAACGGCTGACGGTTGATTGGTGCGTGGTGTTCATGTGGTTTTAATTTACCTCCAGTAGGACTTCTTTGTCCGTGTTAATCCCCTCAGCCTTCTTGGCGAGGTCCAGCTCGTCGTGCATCTCAGAGAGCTGCATCTGGAGGTCTTTCATCTCCGTCCTggatctctccctctctgccttcaTCTGGTTCAGCCTTACAATGTGCACAAAGGTGCACGAAAGACAGAAATATGACAGATACATTTTAGAACGATAAAAGAAGCCTGCATCCCATGCATCAAAGTTTTTCAAAGGCGCTTGATGGTATTTGATAACAAAACGGTGTATCTGCACGCTTTATCCAAATGGTATTTGACCCTGCCTCTTCAGTCAAATGACCTTTTCCCCCTTTAATCTATTGGACTCACAAGGAATAGTTCAACACTACCAGGTCAACTTTAATTTGCTTTGTTGCCCGGGAGTTACAAGATTGATACCACTCTTACATGCTAAGTGCTAAATATGCTCATTCGCTGAGTTTAGTATAAAGTTAAAGTGAGTTTAGACACAGGGGGAAACTGAAACCAACACTGACTAGCAGAACATCTAAAGCTCAATTCTCTACACTTTATCTGTCATGTGTTTAATCCACACTGAAAACATGTGATGGACTATTTCTTGGCCGGGAGCCTTCTGCAACAACCGCTAGCCAATAGCAGGCCGGTCTTTATTGAATCAAATTTGCAGGATTCAAATAGGACACCTTTCTTAATGGAAGCCCCAATCAAGCTCGGAGGACTTGCATATTTACACATGGCAGCTTTCATTGTGCGCTTTGTGAAGGACACAAAGGTCAGGTCCTTACTCCTTTTTGGTGGACTGGAGCTCAGCCTCGAGCTCAGCCAGTCTGTCGCTGAGTTTGTAAAGCTCTTGCTGGCTTTTGGCCAGCTCTTCCTggagtttcttcttctctgtcctgGCCTTTTCACAAGCCTTAGCTAGAGTCTTTTCATTCTGATCAACGAAAAAACACATCAGTCAGTCACTGGAATAGGAAGTGTGCGTTTTGGACGTGCATCAGCGGGATGGGACTGCAGTGACCTCAATCTCCGTCTCCAGTTTTTGCTTTAGTTCATACACTTCTTTCTCCAGCGCCGCCTGCTTCTGCTGCAGAAGCTTCCCCTCCTCTGCATAGTCCTGCAGGAGTGAAAAAGCAAACGCCCCGACATCAGCGTGTTTCAGACGAAGACATTAAATCAGGCTGACAGGCAAACATCTCATCCACTTGACCCTTTTGACCTTTTCAAGCGGCACGGTGACGTCCTTCTGAGTGGTGGAGTCATCGTCTGCCGTCCTGAGAAGCGAGGAGATATTTCACTAACACTCTTAACAGCGCTCGACATGGCGTGATGATAAAGTTTGATTCAGTTAGTTGTGACACAAAGACTGGGCAGTGCCGATGTCTGAGTCGTGACCCGCCGGAGATACACAGTTGCAGTTGCTTCAGCGCATATTTATCAAAAAGCCAGCGATGGATCATAAAAACCTTCCACGGGAAGAAGTTATTTTATCAGTGGAAAGAAATACATGCTCTGCATTCCGGAGTGATCCTGAGCTCACACAGCTGGAGCAGAGCGCTCTTATCTCACTGCACTTCGTGATCACAACGACCAGCTAACCACCAAAAGGTGGCTGCGGGTTCAAAAAAAGAGATCCTGTGGATGAACACTTTTTCATTGGAACTTTCGCCAAATGTGCATCTGTTTTAAAGGGATCATCCGAGTTATTCTTCTCATATGCTTTCATGTGGACAGTTAAACAGTTTTATAGTTGCATCTTGAATTCTTCAACGGCTTGAATtgaaaaatggaaaattaaataaagtccCGCCCACTGGCCGTGGCTCAGTTTCTTTGTGTCCGCGTGGAGCtcgaggaggaaagaggatcAACGTGTCCCCGACCCCGCTCTCACATGTGTCCAATAGATATGAAGCTGTAACCATCTACGCAGCTTTGCTTTGCACAAAGGCCGTAGGAGGAGACAACTAGCTTGGCTCTGTCCAAAGGTAACAACATCTGCCTTCCAAGATATCTAAAGCTCACTAATTACCAAGTTATATCGTTATTTGATAGTTACTGAGCCCAGCCAGGAAATAGTTCtttgtatatataaatacatatatataaaaaatgatatTGCTTCTAATTGCGTTGCCTTAAATAAACTACTTCTTCTAATCAAAGTTGAGGGGAACTTACCCATCCTTGAGGTAAGTGAACTTATCTGTGTCTTCAGGTGGGTCAACTGAGAGTTCTTGCTGTCCTTTCAGAAGATCCGGAGTCACCTGGTTAAGAGATATACAGcagataaatacacacatttaaatgacaaCTGTGCCTCGGCGCAAATCTCCTTTACCTGTGCATCTCTCTGGTCGGATTTGTCCGCCTGGTCACTAAACGACCTGGATTTCTCTGCCCTCTGAAGTGATCGAGACATCGTCCCGTTTCCCTGATGTCCTTTAAGCGCCGCGCTGGGCTTGTTCTCCCCCCGTGGCAAAGGGGCTTCTCCGCCAAGGAGTCGAGCCCTGGCCGACCCCGGTGGATACATGGCACCCGGGGTCGTCTCGCCCCTCATCCCCCTCAGGGACGAGGCTCTGCTGGAGGACGGGGACGAGGATGAGGAGTCGTGGTTCCGACTGCTGTCCACGCTGCGCGACCTCCGACACTGCTCCGGTTCCAACCTGTTCCTCGGGCCTCCCCGTCCCCTCCGCTGGCTGCTGTTGAACCGGCTTATTAGCTTCCCCACGGATAGGAAGGACTCCGTGTCCACCGTGTTCGGGGGACTTGCGGGGACACGTCTACCTGGAGAAGGTGTCCTGTTCAAGACCACCTCGCACTGGTCCCCCACCGGGCCCTCGGCAGGCAGAGGGATCCTGGGTTTGCTGGCGGTGTCGTGATGAGCGCCGGTGTTCGGCTGTGAAGCTGTTGAAGGAACGACTAAATGCATGTTGTTACTTTCGGGGTCATACGGCCTCAGAATCTCTGGGTGTTTCTGGTAGTGGAACGCGGAGGAGCTTTCAGTCCCCTGGGACTCGGCGGGACCGGGTCTCTCATCCGCCGACCTCGTCACCATGCCGGGACTGTACCCTGCCTGGTGGGTGATAACCGAGACGTCCCGGTGGATCTCCTGCCCAGAACCGTTCAGAACCACGTAGGGTTGACCTTTAATCCCTTGGATCTGCACCCTGACGCCAAACAGGTTGTCCTGGCCACCTCTGGCACCGTGTTGCTGCGCGTAGCTCCTCTGCATCCTGACGTCCGGAGAGACGCTCAGCCTGTGCGACTCCATCTCAAACAGATAAactggtagagagagagaataaaacaaagaaaggagAAACGTCACGTTAGAAATGACACCCGAGGAACCTGAACCTGCATGGGAAGCGGAGAATGACGGGCGCGCTCGGTCAAGCGGAGGCTGGTGTTTACACAACATCGGAGTCGGAGCCACACTGGGACACAATGACAGACAAGAGAGGGAGCTCCTCTCACAGCTGCACCGGGCCGATGTAACAGAGAATAAAGGCTGATATTGCTGCGCAATGGAAACAGCTCCTTCAGTGTGCTCATGACAGGGCGCTGTTGTACCACCACATGACGACGACAACTGGCCGGGGTCTCCGAGGCGTCGTCACCCACTTCACGCTATGACACTCGAGGGAAGATGTTTGTCAACAAATATGTGACTGTGTGGCTGGCACACAAGAACACAGGAGACGTTGTTGTGCAGCGCACAAAACCACTCTCCCTCAAGATTACGGCCGCTTCGATCAATAGCGCCAGAGCTCATTTAGGGTGATGCGTTTTCGATTTGAAATGGAAAGGAGAGACCCGTTACAGACGTTTCTGGGATTGAAAACATCATAAACAGGTTGGGTACCTGGATGAAGATTTAAgatccagattaaaacagagaCTCTCATTACTCTCCGAAGCTTTACTGTCCTACTGTCCCAGTAATGCTCTGAATACAACATATATAACACCTTTAAAACATAAACCTGCCAGACCAAATGTTGTTCTAAAAAGCTTAAAGCTTCTCCACGAAACgtttgaaaatgatttattaactattaattaaataataattaactgCCATTAATTACAGCTTAGAACAACTTTTATAAAGTTTCTTTTGttcaaaagaaatgaaatatttgttcaaatccagcttttaaactttttttaaaaacttattCGTCCATCAAACGTAGACAATGTTCAGAAGGGAATCCCCTTCAGACTGGGAAAAAGTAACAGTTCCTGCGGATATGAGTTTATCCGGTTTTACTTGATGCATctaaattcacatttttaacaGTAACGTGGAGCAAAGTCCTCCGTTACAGTTTGTGAAAAACATACAACGTCAACCGCTCATTACGTTACGTTATTGATAGCAAACGTCAATCAAAAAGTATCTCACAAGTTGAACTTTTAACACTTCAGATGAAGAAAGAAGATGCAAAAATACATCCAGTAACCAACATAAAGATGACCCTGAACTCACCACCGAGCAATATCTCCTTGTTTTGAGACGCGGCGCGTTAAAAAGACATCGATCTGTGGTAAAAACTTACCCGCTGGGTGTCGGAcgggtgtcctcctcctcccttgtcCGCTCACGCTGTCCTGCCTCCGCCCGTGTCCCGCTTGGAGAGGCGTTCACGGCCCGCTCCGCGTCAGATGTCTTGTCCACATGGACGCTGACGCAAATGCTTCATACGAGGAAATGTAGAGACTAATATCGATTAAAACTAAAGGGCAGTTTATCACATTGTTATATTGGGATAATTATCCACTGAATTGCTTGATGTGGAACATTTGATTAACAAAGACTGTTAAAGTTTAAAAGTTCCCATTATAATTCAAGGACACCTGAAGACGATCGCAGATGTTCGTTATTAAGACGAGTAGCCAGTTGTGGAAGAAGTATTGAGATATTTTACTGATATAAAAGTAACAATGCATAATAATAATCGGATACAGATAAATATGTTTACTTATAAAGAAGGTAGTTACTTACACGTAATCATTATGCGGATGAGCCCATGTTGGAATAATGTAATTGTTTGCAATAATTGTTGCAGCAATCTCATTTTCTAACTATACCGCTGTCTTATGAAAGGGACTATTAAATAATCATAATTCATTTGTTGATtatgttttgtattatttattggaATTTGTAAAGTACCTTCATTGTAATCAAATCGTCAAGTAAATGTAGAGGAGCAAACAGTCATTTTTCCCTCTAAAACGTAGTTAGATCGGTTTGTTCTTTACAGTTTACCAACAAGCATtttccgtttaaaaaaaaacaatgtccaGCAACTATTTAGTCTCTTTCGGATTTGTTCCAATTCATTACTTGAATTACTTTTAACAACTGCTTCATAACGCCAGATCTATATTGTGACCCTTAGGTGGGGCCCTTCAGGTTGGGAAGCACCAAACTAAACTGTATATATAGTATCTATAATTAGCTGAACCTGAATAATACTTAATTAAATGAGAACGACCATCAAATGATATCACGGTGTTATGAGGTACTTTCGGGGCACAGAACTACTGGATGTACCGTGGTACTACACTGTGATCTACACTTCTATATCACATGATACAATGGAAAACTCAATCCTtttgaaaaaagacatttattgcTACATTATCATTTCAACACATGCCTGAAGGCTACTTCAAACtgtacacatactgtacatgttaTGAGGAGTATTACAGATTGTTTTTtgaataatatttattatttgttcagCAGAGTGAGAAGCAAACAAGACATAAATTATTCTGTAATACTGTATTGCTCAGAGCATGACATGTAGCTACGTCTAGCAAAACTGCACTAAAGGTTTTTCTGTGTAAAAGTAAATAGACGTTATGAAATTCACAATATTTGTATAAAAGATATGTTACATAActtagaaaaaaatgtaatgttctattaaaaacatgcaaagaGCTTTGACTACGTCTGAAGAGGAATAATTAGACTGAGAAGAGGAGGGATTCTGTCCACCGGTGTGCCGTTAAGTGTAATCCTGTTAACAGTCATAACACAAATTTGTAACAAATTTACAGATAACAGATGATGTGTTAAAAGAACATTCTCGGAGATCTGTTCCATTCACAGAATGCTCAGCCTCctgcagtacacacacacacacacacacacacacacacacacacacacaccacaggacAAATATAATCCGtggtctgaacacacacacagatagatagGAAAGTCGGTTATCTGAGCTCGGTGGAAATCACGAGTGGACGTGTGGTAAATAGTGACATACTGTAAAAGTCCGTCCCAAAGTTATGTATCtggctctgcaaaaaaaaaaaatctaaaactgCAGATGGTCCCTTGTCACTACGCCAGATATaatcaaaacacacagagaatcagcaaatatacaaaatatgtacaaaacatctgcagtgtACAATGTCTGTTACAAGTACAGTTTAGGCACGAAGTTCGACGATGATGATTGTTCAACGGAGAGGTCGCCGTCCGAATTCAGAAGGAATGCTGGACCTCCAAAACAGCTGCATGTTTCCTGGGATGCTCTTCACCCAACATCTGAGACAGAGATAATAAACAAATTAGACTAATATTAATGTGGACTTCTTTCCAAATAGGTAGGAACAGCGTCTTCCCTCGGGCCGCCTCTCtgatgaacaacaaatcaaTCAGACGCACGCTGCCTGAATACAGTTGATGTTTTCCACCTTATGCTGGATTTGATGCACTCATCAGATGATCAGAGGTGGCCCATGGGGTTTGCAGTCCCGCTGGGATTGAAAGCGAGATGCATGGACTGCGGATCGCTCATGACTGCGGAcgccttctcttcctctctcctccgcagACACGCGGCCTTTGGGTTCAGATTCCTCTCTGTGGGATTCAAGGAACAATAAGTTAGTTTGACCGTTTCCTTTGACAAAGAAGCTGAAGATGCGCGGTAGTATGTGCTCTTCCTTTTCAACCCctgattgttgttgttacaaACTGAACACGGCCCAGTGGTTGGGAACCTCTGCACTAGCTGGTAGATAAAGTCGGGGATTTAGTACGATGAATgagaaacaagaaagaaaaaagccaaCTGAACTGCCCCGAAGTggtaaaaaaaatccatctcTGGATAGACTTCAACTGTTCAATGTTTAGAGTCTGTAAGCATCTCAAGGAAACAGTGACCTCTGACTTGCTGCTCCAGGCTGAGGATCACTGACACGGCCTggtgcagcaccagcagcttgGTCTGGGGCTTCTCGCTCTTCAGGTGCAGCTCACACATGTGACCCAGCTCCTTGAAGGCCTCGTTGATGTCCCGCACACGCAGACGTTCACGGGCGTTGTTGGCCATCCGCCTGTCTCGCTCCCGCTCGGCCTTCTGCTCGGGACTCAGATCTTCGTCACCGTCCTCGTGGATACTACGACACCAGAGAGACATATATGAGAAAATGTTGGTAAGGGCGTCGGactctttttttcaaaagtaatagTTGAGCTTAAGTGGAGCAAAGAGCTTCAGTGGATCGAGCAAAAGGCTACTGTGGATCtttctgccctctgctggtcaaTGAGCCGACATCATGGAATAATGTACTGAATAATTGTATGTTCTGTAAAAAGGGTTTGTGTGAATTGAATGAGATTACTTTTTAAACATGTTGTTAAGAggatcattttttcattttcaatcattGTCTCATTCAATTATAataagaagacaaaacaaagacaacgtTTCAGTGAATTAATTGTTGCTGGAGGATTGTCCCCACATATCCAAATTATTTTCCCTCAACTAGATAagtgatttaaataaaaagaaaaatacgtGCTCAGGCATCAGAGCTGATGATCTGAAGTGAAACTACAGAAACCAGAACCAACACTCAGATTAATCGGTGAGGTTctccagacagacagaaagatggTTTCAAAACACAAGCTCATTTCAAATCTAATAAAAGACAATTTTCCCCCATTAATGACCAGGTTGAAATGATCTGATGACAAAAATAGGGCTTAAAATATTAGTATTAATGAACAACTATTTTAATATACAATAAttatttgattaattatttagttttataaagatgCTTCCTTTTACATCTTTATATATTTGCAATTGGAATATATTTTGGGAGATTTTGAGACTGCTGTTCTGACAAAACAAGCAATGTGTTAAAAAACCCTGAATCGTTGCATCTTGTAAGGATGCATTTTCTCTATTAGCTGGTGGAAATAATGAATTGGAAATAAAAATCAAAGTTGCTGCCCCAATAATTGTTCCTACTAAGTGGAACTTTTGAGCATTTGAGTCTCAATGGCGATCGTGGTAGGATAAAAAAGGAACCCCACTACCAAAAATACACCGTCCTAACATTGATGTCTTTGCTGCTCGCTGGCAGCTCCTCTTTTTTCGCTCATTTAATTAACTGTAACATGAAGAAGAAAGATGAGGCAGAGCTAAATATGCCTGCCTGGACACAGCTGCCCTTCACATCAGGGGGTCTGGATGGATGTTAAATTAGTGAAAGAagagctttttttaaatctgccgTGCTACTTCCCCATCACAGCTTTTTCTGAGCTGATgaattcctgtttttttttcacctgttACTTccactgttttcttcttgtgctTTGAGTTCGCTTTCATCATCTGATCTCTGGCTGTCAGAGCTGTGACTGGTGTGCATCATCGCTtccctttccctgctctccatcttcagctccaGATTATTCTGAACTCCCAGACCTCCTGTGGGAGatcacacaattaaaaaaaaaataaaaaaaagatctataTAATAAAGCTGTGAGAGCATTTAAGTCTTCATGGCTCAAAAGGTTCAAAAGTTCAGATGCGGAAGGTGAAACATGCAGCAGCATCTACCTCCACCCTGCATGGGCTGAAGAGGCGTCCTCTGCCTGGCTGGGTACGGATGGCCGTTGGGTGGCCGACTCTGGAAGGCCGAGTGGTTGTTGTTCATATTAACAGCTTCACCCTTCACCACAAacaaagaaagggaggagataagggaAATGTTGTATTATATAATGTGTTGGTGAGACAGCGAGCAGGGCTCAGTCCCGTAAAGCAGCTCTATACCATTTTTTGAAGCAACGGCAAACAAGTCACCAAACCGACATCCGCCCCCTCGTTTCCAACGTAACACCGGGTCGATCTTCCCCCTCTACAGAATGAATTTAATCTCAGACTATCTTAATCCTCGTCGTAAAACTACCGCGCGCTCCCCCCGCGCGCCCCGTTAATTCTCTAGACAATGATTCACTTCTAGGAGACACATCATTTGGAGAAATAAAAGTAAGTGAATTTAATTCCCCCTCCCCCAAAGGGTTAGATTCAGAAAACCCTTTCCCTTGCATATACTTCCACTCCAGCTGGGTCAAAATCCCCCGGTCTGCTGAAAACATGCTGGAATGGGGATTTTTATGACGCGGGGcgcccccccgccaccccgcTTGTGGAATTAGAGTGCGCACGTAGCGTGCTCTCTCTCCACACAAGGGCAACGCGTCACAGCGCTCTCCCATTGTGCTCCGTTTCCTATTTCAAGGACAACAACCTTTACATGAGGAAAAACATGCCGACGTAGCGGGTGGAAAATTCCTGTAACTgaacaccatcacacacacacacacacacacacacacacacacacacacacactgcacacacgcaaacaacaCACGGCTTCCATACACACCGGCCTGCCCTTTCTTAAAGACTTCAAAGAAACGGTTGTTAACCATGGCCGAGGTGTGGCAGGTGAGCGGCAGACTGCTGGCGGGTCCCAGGTGGCCGTGGAGGTTGTGGTTGAGCAGGCCGTGGAGGTCAGAGGGGGGGCCGCCCGTGGGGCCCACGGCGTGGTTCCTCAGGACGTGGATCACATCGTCCAGTCTGTCGAGCCGGTCCTCCACCTGCGACTGCCAACGCAGGACACCAGATGTTAGAAGTGGTGTCTACCAATCGGGACGGAGTTTATGGCATCTGAATCAAATTAGACAAAgagcttttttgttttcccaaatTTCAGCTCTTTCATTTTTCAGCCGATTGATTTAGAATTGAgtgcaatatatatttatatacattatgCTCATCATCTATCTAGTACACAATAATATTAAACCCTAGGCAATTAGATCTTTACCAATGATATAAGTGAAGACTCATAGTG
The DNA window shown above is from Gasterosteus aculeatus chromosome X, fGasAcu3.hap1.1, whole genome shotgun sequence and carries:
- the LOC120809355 gene encoding cingulin-like protein 1 isoform X2 — encoded protein: MESHRLSVSPDVRMQRSYAQQHGARGGQDNLFGVRVQIQGIKGQPYVVLNGSGQEIHRDVSVITHQAGYSPGMVTRSADERPGPAESQGTESSSAFHYQKHPEILRPYDPESNNMHLVVPSTASQPNTGAHHDTASKPRIPLPAEGPVGDQCEVVLNRTPSPGRRVPASPPNTVDTESFLSVGKLISRFNSSQRRGRGGPRNRLEPEQCRRSRSVDSSRNHDSSSSSPSSSRASSLRGMRGETTPGAMYPPGSARARLLGGEAPLPRGENKPSAALKGHQGNGTMSRSLQRAEKSRSFSDQADKSDQRDAQVTPDLLKGQQELSVDPPEDTDKFTYLKDGTADDDSTTQKDVTVPLEKDYAEEGKLLQQKQAALEKEVYELKQKLETEIENEKTLAKACEKARTEKKKLQEELAKSQQELYKLSDRLAELEAELQSTKKELNQMKAERERSRTEMKDLQMQLSEMHDELDLAKKAEGINTDKEVLLEDMAQLRVDFQEMLRVKEEQEEVLHRRERELSALKGALKEEVETHDSYMGALKEEYENELEKLLRDLDVAKESSALLGREMADAAEERGTAKVLLKDVSQDRDQLRGKVQELNNKVDQLSLTIQESKSRERLLEQSAKQLEREKQQVEGALTDVRRNEEEMCQSNQLLLTRLEDVQSKLTKLNHEHRDLKEKLKEERKQIEELWRAKTELEDERILQDRTVEQLQRKMNNIMEECEASTDVLQDQVEEARERSQRELDELRRQLQEKGGELEKCRQAAKKLQEELLPLEEDLRRCRREQQEAQLRVRQLEQRVEELEGRNAAAVGERERQVKVMEGRIGQLEEDLNDERSSADSLMERLDKTKEQSHVLGSPVKWATIHGSNAVPTN
- the LOC120809355 gene encoding cingulin-like protein 1 isoform X1, with protein sequence MESHRLSVSPDVRMQRSYAQQHGARGGQDNLFGVRVQIQGIKGQPYVVLNGSGQEIHRDVSVITHQAGYSPGMVTRSADERPGPAESQGTESSSAFHYQKHPEILRPYDPESNNMHLVVPSTASQPNTGAHHDTASKPRIPLPAEGPVGDQCEVVLNRTPSPGRRVPASPPNTVDTESFLSVGKLISRFNSSQRRGRGGPRNRLEPEQCRRSRSVDSSRNHDSSSSSPSSSRASSLRGMRGETTPGAMYPPGSARARLLGGEAPLPRGENKPSAALKGHQGNGTMSRSLQRAEKSRSFSDQADKSDQRDAQVTPDLLKGQQELSVDPPEDTDKFTYLKDGTADDDSTTQKDVTVPLEKDYAEEGKLLQQKQAALEKEVYELKQKLETEIENEKTLAKACEKARTEKKKLQEELAKSQQELYKLSDRLAELEAELQSTKKELNQMKAERERSRTEMKDLQMQLSEMHDELDLAKKAEGINTDKEVLLEDMAQLRVDFQEMLRVKEEQEEVLHRRERELSALKGALKEEVETHDSYMGALKEEYENELEKLLRDLDVAKESSALLGREMADAAEERGTAKVLLKDVSQDRDQLRGKVQELNNKVDQLSLTIQESKSRERLLEQSAKQLEREKQQVEGALTDVRRNEEEMCQSNQLLLTRLEDVQSKLTKLNHEHRDLKEKLKEERKQIEELWRAKTELEDERILQDRTVEQLQRKMNNIMEECEASTDVLQDQVEEARERSQRELDELRRQLQEKGGELEKCRQAAKKLQEELLPLEEDLRRCRREQQEAQLRVRQLEQRVEELEGRNAAAVGERERQVKVMEGRIGQLEEDLNDERSSADSLMERLDKTKEQMDQMRSELMQERAARQDLECDKMSLERQNKDLRSRVTHLEGSQRTNQDSLVSKLNGRIQELEERLQGEERDNNSLQQANRKLERKVKEMKMQTDEEHVNLQSQRDQLTQRLKTAKRQMDEAEEEIERLEHGKKKLQRELDEQIESNEQLHGQLSSLRNEMRRKRKSPPPSKTTEDDGNDADDLGSD
- the LOC120809655 gene encoding transcription factor 12, with product MYCAHPVSATGNGSLMYCYDVKPVYGQSPSNDDVNQNSSSHPSSKAHSNVFASTFFEGMSNSPDIWSAVNGLNQQGYEGASGAATTQRTPPGSYSVLQPPQHGHLDYSPQSVMAADMNRALPPMSTFHRRSNTVPRTPSVNAPENSTGNKGHVSAGSQTGDTLGKALASIYSPDHTSSSFPSSSSTPVRSPSPLQSGAEHAGTNMWPRAPVSPHYESSLISLSQVEDRLDRLDDVIHVLRNHAVGPTGGPPSDLHGLLNHNLHGHLGPASSLPLTCHTSAMGEAVNMNNNHSAFQSRPPNGHPYPARQRTPLQPMQGGGGLGVQNNLELKMESREREAMMHTSHSSDSQRSDDESELKAQEENSGSNSIHEDGDEDLSPEQKAERERDRRMANNARERLRVRDINEAFKELGHMCELHLKSEKPQTKLLVLHQAVSVILSLEQQVRERNLNPKAACLRRREEEKASAVMSDPQSMHLAFNPSGTANPMGHL